Proteins from one Chloroflexota bacterium genomic window:
- a CDS encoding tyrosine-type recombinase/integrase, which translates to MLPSVTEQQVNALIDALDNPRDKCIVSLLADSGMRLSELASIKADDINWDTFTITIIGKGNKQQRAPFAERSATLLRAHLGSDHKTDTIWGCESRWY; encoded by the coding sequence ATATTACCCAGCGTCACTGAGCAACAGGTGAATGCTCTCATCGATGCTCTGGATAACCCACGAGACAAGTGCATTGTCAGTCTCCTAGCTGACAGCGGCATGAGGCTCAGCGAATTGGCGAGTATCAAAGCAGACGATATTAACTGGGATACCTTCACCATCACTATCATTGGCAAGGGCAATAAGCAGCAGAGAGCACCATTCGCAGAGAGGTCTGCAACGCTGTTAAGAGCACATCTAGGCAGCGATCACAAGACGGACACAATCTGGGGGTGTGAATCAAGATGGTATTAA
- a CDS encoding adenine phosphoribosyltransferase produces MWEGNRHHSGLVSQHEDDEFKKYIRDIKDWPKPGVTFRDITPLLRKGNILKKAIDKMAYRFKNEEIALIVSMEARGFILGAALANELECGFVPVRKEGKLPYERLTTNYTLEYGLGTLEMHVDAIDEGQRVLIVDDVLATGGTARAAADLVKASGGKLICAAFLIELTELGGRKLLDCPAYSLIRY; encoded by the coding sequence ATGTGGGAAGGGAATCGGCATCATAGTGGATTAGTTTCCCAACACGAGGATGATGAGTTCAAGAAGTACATCCGTGACATCAAGGACTGGCCGAAGCCAGGCGTGACATTTCGCGACATAACACCTCTTCTGCGCAAGGGTAACATCCTTAAGAAAGCCATTGACAAGATGGCGTATCGTTTCAAGAACGAAGAGATTGCCTTAATAGTTAGTATGGAAGCCAGGGGCTTTATTCTTGGAGCCGCGCTGGCAAATGAACTGGAGTGTGGTTTTGTGCCAGTCCGTAAGGAAGGAAAACTTCCGTATGAGAGACTCACGACGAACTACACACTTGAGTATGGTTTAGGCACATTGGAAATGCATGTTGACGCCATCGACGAAGGCCAGCGTGTCCTAATTGTGGATGACGTCCTGGCAACCGGTGGCACAGCCAGAGCGGCTGCCGACTTGGTCAAAGCCTCCGGCGGGAAGCTCATCTGCGCTGCATTCCTGATTGAATTGACCGAGCTTGGTGGTAGAAAACTTCTAGATTGTCCTGCGTACTCTTTAATAAGGTATTGA